The Streptomyces sp. TLI_105 DNA segment CCCCAGGGGGTGTCGCGCTCGATGTCCCACTGGTCGCGCGGGGTGCAGATCTCCGGGGTGCGCTTCTGGAACTTGACGGCGTCGCAGCCGGCCTCGGCGGCCACGTCGATCAGCTTGAAGGCGTTGTCGAGGTCGCCGTTGTGGTTGATGCCGATCTCGCCGCAGACGTAGACGGAGTGGCCCGGGCCGGCGGTCTTGGTGCCGAGGGTGCGCAGACGGGTGCTCATGACGGTTCCTTACGGGTTGGGCGAGTTGGGGGTGTCGAGCTCGGGTCCGAGGAGCCAGGCGGCGATCTCGCGGATCGCTCCGGCGCCGCCCGGGGTGACGGTGACCGCGCGGGCGGCGGCCCGTACGGAGTCGTGGGCGCTGCTCACCGCGACGGGCCAGCCGACGAGGTGGAAGCAGGGAAGGTCGTTGACGTCGTTGCCGGCGTAGAGGACGCGCTGCGGGTCGATGCCCTCGGCCTCGCACCACTCCTTGAGGGCCCGGTCCTTGCGGTCGATGCCGTGCAGGACGGGGATCTTGAGCTTGCGGGCGCGGGCCGCGACGACGGCGTTCTGCTCGGTGGAGAGGATGAGGACGGGCAGTCCGGCGCGGCGCAGGGCCGCGATGCCGAGGCCGTCGCCGCGGTGCGCGGAGACGAACTCGCGCCCCTCGGCGTCGAGGTGGACCCGGTCGTCGGTCTGGGTGCCGTCGAAGTCGAGGACGACGGCGTCGACGTCGGCGAAGCCGGGCGTGACGGGCTCGTCGAGGAGCGGCGCGAGGGCCTTGGCGCGGGCGAGGTCGTGCGGGTCGTCGATCTCCAGGACCCGGGCGGGGTCGGTGACGACGAGCGCGGTGCGGCCGAAGAAGCGGTGCCCGTGGGTGCGGAAGCCGGCCGCGTCCATCGCGTAGACGGCGCCGGTCTCCAGGTACTCGGCCTCGCGGTCCTGGCGGCGCGGGCGGTGCGCCTTGTCGTGGTTGACGCCGGTCGCGCCGTCGGGGGTCTCGCGCCAGAGGAAGCCGTGGGTCGGGGCGGCCGTGAAGGCGGTGTCGGCGGCGCCCGAGGTGATGCGCTCGGCGGTCTCGGCGACCTCGGCGGAGGTGAGGAAGGGGCTCGTGCACTGGACGAGGAGGACCACGTCGGCCGGGCGGCCGTGGACGGCCTCGAAGGCGTCCATGGCGTGCAGGACCGCGGCCTCGCTGGTGGCCGTGTCGCCGGCGATCTCGGCGGGCCGCCGGACGGCCTCGGCCCCGGCGGTGCGGGCCGAGGCCGCGATGGCCTCGTCGTCGGTGGAGACCACGACGTGCGTGACGGTGCGGGCGCCGAGGCAGGCGTGGACGGCGCGGGCCACCAGGGGGACCCCGGCCACCGGGGCGAGGTTCTTGGCGGGCACGCCCTTGGAGCCGCCCCGGGCGGGGATGACGGCGAGCACGGTCGGGGACGACATCAGAGTTCTCCCAGGCGGCGGATGACGGGGGCGACGCGCTGCACGCCGTGGCGGTACGCGCCCCGCGCGGCCTCCCGGACGATCCGGCGCAGCCCGCTCTCGCGGGGCTCGGGCGCGGTGACGTCCAGGCGGTGGCGGGCGAGGATCCCGGGCAGGTAGCCGGGGGCCGTCTCCGCGGTGTAGTAGGGGGTGATCGGGGGCGGCGCGGGAAGCGCGAGGAGCTCGGCGACGCGGTCGCGGGCGGCGTCGAAGGCCTCCTCGTACGACCCGTCGGACGCGACGCCCTGCCGGGCGAGCCAGGTCTCGTCGGGTGTCGGCACGTCCCCCTTGTCGAGCCGGTCGAAGGAGGTCAGCAGGCCGGAGCCGACGAAGTGGTGGTTGCCGAGCGCCTCGCGGACCCCGAGGTCGGTGAGGATCGCGGTGGGGATCCGGCGGTGGAGC contains these protein-coding regions:
- a CDS encoding acylneuraminate cytidylyltransferase translates to MSSPTVLAVIPARGGSKGVPAKNLAPVAGVPLVARAVHACLGARTVTHVVVSTDDEAIAASARTAGAEAVRRPAEIAGDTATSEAAVLHAMDAFEAVHGRPADVVLLVQCTSPFLTSAEVAETAERITSGAADTAFTAAPTHGFLWRETPDGATGVNHDKAHRPRRQDREAEYLETGAVYAMDAAGFRTHGHRFFGRTALVVTDPARVLEIDDPHDLARAKALAPLLDEPVTPGFADVDAVVLDFDGTQTDDRVHLDAEGREFVSAHRGDGLGIAALRRAGLPVLILSTEQNAVVAARARKLKIPVLHGIDRKDRALKEWCEAEGIDPQRVLYAGNDVNDLPCFHLVGWPVAVSSAHDSVRAAARAVTVTPGGAGAIREIAAWLLGPELDTPNSPNP